GAGAATGGCTGTGTCAATCAGCGGGTCAACCGCGCCAACCCGGCCAAGCTCTTCAAACACAACGGCAATGTCGAACCCGGACCCGGCAAAACCGCCGTCATCTTCGGCAAACAACGCACCGATGACGCCCATTTCTGCAAGACCGGACCAGACATCGCGGGAATATCCGCGGTCACACTCTTTGAGTTCAGCCCGGATGGATGGCGTGTAGCTGTCCCGCAGATACCGGCGCAGACCGTCCTGAAGCATCTGGCGTTCTTCTGTCAGTTCAAAATTCATGGTCTGTCCTTACAGTTCCAGAAGGGCTTTGCTGAGGATCGTGCGCTGGATCTCATTCGATCCGCCAAAGATCGACAGTTTTCGGTTGTTAAGGTACTGCGCGGTGGCGGCTTCGGCATAGTCGGGGCCCACGGGGCCAAGATTGCTGCCGTCTTCCAGCGCCTCCGAGGCGAAGGGCATTGCATAGGGCCCCACCGCTGACCGGGTGAGCGCGTTGATTTCCTGACGGATGACTGTGCCCTTGATCTTCAGTATCGAGCTTTCGGCACCGGGGGCCTGACCCGCCGCAGCTTTGGACACGACACGCAAGTTAGTCGTTGACATGGCCATGAGGTCGATTTCGATCCGAGCGATCCGCGCCGCAAAATGCGGGTTCTCAATCAGTGGGCGCCCATTTGCCTGTTCGAGCCGGGCGATGCGCTTCAGGTTTGCCAGACCGGCATTTGCAAAACCCACGCCTGCAATATTGGTGCGTTCATGGGTCAGCAGGTACTTCGCATAGGTCCAGCCCTTGTTTTCCTCGCCCACACGGTTCTCGACCGGAACCCGGACGTCATCGAAGAACACCTCGTTCACCTCGGGTTCACCGTCGATCAGCACGATCGGGCGCACTTTGACGCCGGGGCTGTTCATGTCGATCAGCAGGAAAGAGATTCCCTCTTGCGGCTTGCCCTCTTTCGAGGTGCGCACGAGGCAGAAGATCTTGTTGGCGTGCTGGCCAAGAGTCGTCCAGGTCTTTTGCCCATTGACCAGGTAGTGATCGCCATCGCGTTCAGCAGTCGTGCGGACCGAGGCGAGGTCGGATCCTGCGCCGGGTTCGGAATACCCTTGGCACCACCAGTCCTCCCCACTCAGGATCCGTGGCAGATAGTAGTCCTGCTGTGCCTTGGAGCCGAATTTCTGCAACACCGGGCCAAGCATCCCAAGGCCGAAGGGAACGATACGGGGCGCAGAGGCCCGGGTCATTTCATCCTCAAAAATATGGCGTTGGACCGCATCCCACCCGGCCCCGCCAAACGCCTTGGGCCAGTTTCCAGCAAGCCAGCCCCGTTTGTTGAGGATCGCGTGCCATTCCTCGTGATCCTGCTTGGTCAGGGTTTTTCCGAGCCTGACCTTGTTCACGAGCCGGGCAGGGAGCTCTTCGGCCAGATAGCTGCGCACTTCATCCCGGAACGCCTTCTGTTCGTGGGTATAATTCAGGTCCATCGGGCGATCCTTCTCAGTAGATTTCAAACAAGCCGGCGGCACCCTGGCCACCGCCGATACACATCGTCACGACGCCAAATTTCGCCCCGCGACGATGCCCTTCGACCATCAGATGTCCGGTCATCCGCGCACCGGTCATGCCGAACGGGTGACCCACAGCGATCGAGCCGCCATTGACGTTGCAGATGTCATTGTCGATGCCGAGCCTATCGCGGCAATAGAGCGCCTGGCTGGCAAAGGCTTCGTTCAGCTCCCAAAGGTCGATGTCGTCGATCTTGACGCCCTGACGTTCCAGCAGACGGGGCACCGCAAAGACCGGGCCGATGCCCATTTCGTCGGGCTCGCAGCCCGCAACTGCAAAGCCGCGGAACGCACCCAGAGGGGGCAGCCCAAGACGTTCGGCCTCTTTGGCGTCCATCATCACCAGCGCGGCGGCACCGTCGCTGAGCTGCGAAGCATTGCCGGCGGTGATGAACTCATCGGGTCCGCGCACGGGCTCCAGCTTCTGCAGTGCTTCCAGCGTTGTCGTGGGGCGGTTGCATCCATCGCGGGCAATGGTTGTTTCAACCTCTGAAACTTCGCCGGTTTCCTTGTCCTTCCGCGCCATGGTGACGGTGATCGGGGCGATCTCCTGATCGAAGCGGCCCGCCTCTTGCGCTGCTGCGGTGCGTTGCTGGCTCTGCAGGCCAAGCTCATCCTGCGCATCGCGGCTGATCCCGTATCGTCGGGCAACGATGTCGGCGGTCTCGATCATCGTCATGTAAAGATCTGGCTTGTTCGCTTCGATCCAAGCCTCGCGTGAATGTCGGACCGGTGGTTGCACCATCGAAATGCTTTCAACACCGCCCACCAGAACGGCCTTGGCCCCCTCGTTGTTGATCAGATGGGCGCCCATTGCCACGGCTTGCAGGCCGCTGGCGCAGAAGCGGTTTACGGTGGTCCCCGCGATGCTGACGGGCAGGCCTGCGCGGATCACGATCTGGCGTGCGATGTTGCCGCCGGTGACATATTCCGGATAGCCACACCCCCAGACGCTGTCCTCAATCAGCGCCGGGTCTATCCCTGCGCGTTTCACGGCCTCCGCCGCGACGTGCCCGCCCAGGGTTGCGCCATGCGTGATGTTGAACGTGCCGCGTCCGGCTTTGCCGATGGGCGTACGGGCGATGGAAACGATAACGGCATTGGACATGTTGGGTTCCTTTCAGCACTGGTTCAGGCTGTCGAAATTGCGGCCCTCGGCCACGAGCTGTTCCAGCAGCGGCGCGGGTGACCAGAAGTGATCGTCGGTTTCGGCGAATGTGCGGATGTCGGAGAGAATGCTGTCGAGGCCACGCATGTCGGCGTATTTCATCGGCCCGCCGCGCCAGCGTGGAAAGCCGTAACCATACAGAAACACGACATCCACATCGAGCGGGCGCTTCGCGATGCCCTCCTCCACCACGCGCGCACCTTCGTTGACCATTGCGGCCATATAACGACGGACAATCTCATCATCGGTGAAGGTGCGGGGTCTGGTGCCAGCCTCTTTGCGGGCCTGCGCGATGATTTGCTCGACCTGTGGGTCGGGCCGCCCTGTGCGAGTGCCTTTTTCGTAGATGTAGTAGCCGTGGCCGGTTTTCTGCCCCAGCCACCCTTTGTGATAGAGCGTATCGGCGAAGACCGGGTAGCGGTCGCGCGGATGGGCGTCCGCCGCCTTGCGTTGGCGGGTCGCATAGCCGATATCGAGCCCGGCGAGGTCCGAAACCTGATAAGGGCCCATGGCGAAGCCAAAATCGGTCAGCGCCTTGTCAATCTGATAGGGGCTAGCCCCGTCCAGCACCATGTGATCGGCCGCCGTGCGGTAATGCGACAGAATGCGGTTGCCGATGAAGCCGTCGCAGACACCTGCACGCACGGCGGTTTTGCCGAGCCTTTTCGCAAGCGCAAAGGCAGTGGCCACCACGTCCGGTGCGGTCCTGTCGGCAACAACGACCTCAAGCAGCTTCATGACATGTGCGGGCGAGAAAAAATGCAGGCCGATGACGTCTTCGGGCCGCGAGGTCGAGGCGGCGATTTCGTTGACATCGAGGTAGGAGGTATTCGTCGCAAGGATCGCGCCGCGCGGCAGAATTTCGTCCAGCGTGGCGAACACGCTTTTCTTAACATCCATGCTTTCGAAGACGGCTTCGATAACCAGGCCGACGTCGGACAGGGCACCGTAGTCGGTGACGGTCTTGAGGGAATCCGCGAGAATCTCGTCACGTCGATCGCGGCCAATCTTGCCGCGCCTCACGGCGGCGTCGAGGTTTCTGGCGATGGTCGCGCGGGCCTTTTCCGCGGCCTCGGTGTCGCGTTCGACCAGTGTCACTGCGAGGCCGTTCAGCACCGCCGAGGTGGCGATGCCCGCTCCCATGGTGCCGCCGCCGATAATGCCGACACCTGCAATGTCACGAGGCGCAACGTCAGCGATTTCCCGTAATTTCGACACGGCGCGTTCGGCGAAGAACGCATGGACCAGCCCACTGCGTTGGGGCGTGTCCATCAAGTGCTGGAACAGGCGACGTTCTTCCTTCAGCCCTTCGGCAAAGGATTTCCCGACCGCGGCTTCGACCGCCTCAACAGCGACCAGCGGAGCCACCTCGCCGCGCAGGGAGTGTTCAAGCTTCGTGCGCCAGTTTTGAAGGGCTCCTTCCTCATCCGTGGCACGGGGCATGCCGCTGATCGGACGTGGCGGGGCTCGATGCTCCAGCAGTAATTGCGCGTAGGCAAGGGCCGCCTCGCGAATGTCGAAGCCATCGCCGATATGGTCGATCAACCCGGTCTCAAGCGCATCGCCTTCGGTTATCGGCGTCCCGCTGGTGATCATTCTGAGCGCAGCGTCGATCCCGACGATACGCGGCAGGCGCTGCGTGCCGCCTGCACCCGGAATGAGGCCAATCTTTACTTCAGGCAAGCCCAACCGCGTGCCGGGCAATGCGATGCGGTAATGCGCGCCGAGGGCCACTTCAAGCCCGCCGCCCAGTGCCATGCCGTGAATTGCGGCGACAACGGGTTTGTCGCAGGCTTCGATCTGGCTGATCACGTCGGGCAGGCTGGGGCTTTGCGGCGGCTTGCCGAATTCGGAAATATCGGCCCCTCCGATGAACATCCGCCCAGCCCCGACAATCACCACAATATCGGCCGTGTCGTCAGACTTAAAGCGCGCGAAAGCTTCAGAAAGGCCGCGGCGGATGGCCTGTGACAGCGCGTTGACCGGAGCATTGTCGACGGTGACCACCGCCACCGGGCCAACATTTTCGTAGGATACCGATCCCATCAATTTGCCTTTCCTTGGTTCATTCACTTGATAACCGATTCATCGCTTAATTTCAACATGCGATACTGAATTCTACTATGCGGTATTTTAGACCCTCACAGATCTCGATTCGTCTTTGAAAACCCCTGGCCCATGATCCGTTCAAGCTCTTGTACCGTTTCACGCAGTTTTGGGCCGACCTCGGTCCGTATCCGGGGCACGGACAGCATTTCAGGCAGGGCGCCGCAGGTAAAGATCACCGGTTCGCTCAGGTCGCGGGAATAGAACGGGGAGGCCACTGCGTGGATGTTGGAGGCAAAGTATTCATCGGGATCGGTGACGACGAAACCTGTGGTCACAAGCTGATTATGCGCCGTGCGGCGAATTTCCGTTGCGCGCTCGCGAGTCAGGCCGCGGTCGCCATCCGCCGCGGTCACGATCTGATCAAAGCCCTCTTCGGAGGTCGAGGCCAGCAGTGCGTGGCCGGACGATGTTCCGTTG
This is a stretch of genomic DNA from Leisingera caerulea DSM 24564. It encodes these proteins:
- a CDS encoding acyl-CoA dehydrogenase family protein: MDLNYTHEQKAFRDEVRSYLAEELPARLVNKVRLGKTLTKQDHEEWHAILNKRGWLAGNWPKAFGGAGWDAVQRHIFEDEMTRASAPRIVPFGLGMLGPVLQKFGSKAQQDYYLPRILSGEDWWCQGYSEPGAGSDLASVRTTAERDGDHYLVNGQKTWTTLGQHANKIFCLVRTSKEGKPQEGISFLLIDMNSPGVKVRPIVLIDGEPEVNEVFFDDVRVPVENRVGEENKGWTYAKYLLTHERTNIAGVGFANAGLANLKRIARLEQANGRPLIENPHFAARIARIEIDLMAMSTTNLRVVSKAAAGQAPGAESSILKIKGTVIRQEINALTRSAVGPYAMPFASEALEDGSNLGPVGPDYAEAATAQYLNNRKLSIFGGSNEIQRTILSKALLEL
- a CDS encoding acetyl-CoA C-acyltransferase — protein: MSNAVIVSIARTPIGKAGRGTFNITHGATLGGHVAAEAVKRAGIDPALIEDSVWGCGYPEYVTGGNIARQIVIRAGLPVSIAGTTVNRFCASGLQAVAMGAHLINNEGAKAVLVGGVESISMVQPPVRHSREAWIEANKPDLYMTMIETADIVARRYGISRDAQDELGLQSQQRTAAAQEAGRFDQEIAPITVTMARKDKETGEVSEVETTIARDGCNRPTTTLEALQKLEPVRGPDEFITAGNASQLSDGAAALVMMDAKEAERLGLPPLGAFRGFAVAGCEPDEMGIGPVFAVPRLLERQGVKIDDIDLWELNEAFASQALYCRDRLGIDNDICNVNGGSIAVGHPFGMTGARMTGHLMVEGHRRGAKFGVVTMCIGGGQGAAGLFEIY
- a CDS encoding 3-hydroxyacyl-CoA dehydrogenase NAD-binding domain-containing protein translates to MGSVSYENVGPVAVVTVDNAPVNALSQAIRRGLSEAFARFKSDDTADIVVIVGAGRMFIGGADISEFGKPPQSPSLPDVISQIEACDKPVVAAIHGMALGGGLEVALGAHYRIALPGTRLGLPEVKIGLIPGAGGTQRLPRIVGIDAALRMITSGTPITEGDALETGLIDHIGDGFDIREAALAYAQLLLEHRAPPRPISGMPRATDEEGALQNWRTKLEHSLRGEVAPLVAVEAVEAAVGKSFAEGLKEERRLFQHLMDTPQRSGLVHAFFAERAVSKLREIADVAPRDIAGVGIIGGGTMGAGIATSAVLNGLAVTLVERDTEAAEKARATIARNLDAAVRRGKIGRDRRDEILADSLKTVTDYGALSDVGLVIEAVFESMDVKKSVFATLDEILPRGAILATNTSYLDVNEIAASTSRPEDVIGLHFFSPAHVMKLLEVVVADRTAPDVVATAFALAKRLGKTAVRAGVCDGFIGNRILSHYRTAADHMVLDGASPYQIDKALTDFGFAMGPYQVSDLAGLDIGYATRQRKAADAHPRDRYPVFADTLYHKGWLGQKTGHGYYIYEKGTRTGRPDPQVEQIIAQARKEAGTRPRTFTDDEIVRRYMAAMVNEGARVVEEGIAKRPLDVDVVFLYGYGFPRWRGGPMKYADMRGLDSILSDIRTFAETDDHFWSPAPLLEQLVAEGRNFDSLNQC